In one Lachnospiraceae bacterium GAM79 genomic region, the following are encoded:
- a CDS encoding NUDIX hydrolase, whose product MQFKKVEKKCEGKFITRYDITYETVDHQKKVYEMISRNGDITDFEGLHGKMADAVVIIATDETGEKILIDKEFRLAPGEWVYNFPAGLIDPGETPQESAKRELREETGLELYEIDDFIGTSYSAVGFSNETNVCVVGKARGEFHKSTSTLEEIEAGWYTKAEVRELLKKAKFAARTQAYCYVWSRE is encoded by the coding sequence ATGCAATTCAAAAAAGTAGAAAAGAAATGCGAAGGTAAATTTATTACCCGCTATGATATAACATATGAGACAGTGGATCATCAGAAGAAGGTATATGAGATGATCAGCCGGAATGGTGACATTACGGATTTTGAAGGACTGCATGGCAAAATGGCAGATGCAGTTGTGATCATTGCTACGGATGAGACCGGCGAGAAGATACTGATCGATAAGGAATTCCGTCTTGCTCCGGGAGAATGGGTATATAACTTCCCGGCAGGTCTGATCGATCCGGGTGAGACACCGCAGGAGAGTGCGAAGCGTGAGCTTCGTGAGGAGACAGGGCTGGAATTATATGAGATCGATGATTTCATCGGAACCAGCTACAGTGCGGTTGGTTTTTCAAATGAAACAAATGTCTGCGTTGTTGGAAAGGCACGGGGAGAGTTCCATAAGAGTACCTCTACATTAGAAGAGATTGAAGCCGGCTGGTATACAAAGGCAGAAGTCAGAGAACTTCTTAAGAAAGCGAAATTTGCAGCGAGAACACAGGCATACTGCTATGTGTGGAGCAGGGAATAG
- a CDS encoding GntR family transcriptional regulator has protein sequence MDYRMPLYIQLQDSIIKKIDEKKYLPGEAIPSERKMAEAYGVNRMTVKRAISKLVEEGYLVCKPGSGTYVAQRDKKKIDLDNSNEAGNTGITATLRKGGMEVKNRLLGTGEITGSKYLGYKLGISDDEMIYGIYRVRSEGDIPFAVEYTYVPKKYFDDLDEFDFAKVSLYDYMEAKGHMPCHFGQKLVICEANERLAELLQVERGTAIYKIDYQGADADYNIVEFTMSYLNPAYTKFRFDVEVP, from the coding sequence ATGGATTATAGAATGCCATTATATATTCAATTACAGGATTCTATTATCAAGAAAATAGATGAAAAAAAATATCTGCCGGGTGAAGCAATACCAAGTGAGAGAAAAATGGCGGAAGCCTATGGTGTGAACCGTATGACCGTAAAACGTGCGATCAGTAAGCTTGTAGAAGAAGGATATCTGGTTTGTAAACCGGGTTCCGGAACGTATGTTGCACAAAGAGATAAGAAAAAGATCGATCTGGATAATTCAAATGAAGCAGGAAATACCGGCATCACAGCGACGCTCCGTAAGGGTGGAATGGAGGTAAAAAACCGCCTTCTCGGGACCGGTGAGATCACAGGAAGTAAATATCTGGGATATAAGCTTGGAATTTCGGATGATGAGATGATATATGGAATTTACCGGGTACGATCAGAGGGTGATATACCATTTGCAGTGGAGTATACATATGTACCGAAAAAATATTTTGATGATCTGGATGAATTTGATTTCGCCAAAGTATCTTTATATGATTATATGGAAGCAAAAGGACATATGCCATGCCATTTTGGACAGAAGCTGGTCATATGTGAGGCAAATGAACGGCTCGCAGAGCTGCTGCAGGTGGAACGTGGAACTGCGATTTATAAGATCGATTATCAGGGTGCGGATGCAGATTATAATATTGTAGAGTTTACCATGAGTTATCTGAATCCTGCTTATACAAAATTCCGATTTGATGTTGAGGTTCCTTAA
- a CDS encoding GntR family transcriptional regulator, with amino-acid sequence MKLMNKDEFIAYELKFYFMKNKLKEGEKLPSERDLAEQFGVQRATVRSAYKLLEDEGIIECRERSGNYIAHRRMISNLDRIRSFSEKLEKMGAQTRSRLLAFERVEVDKELNKSIKLPLGTPLFKITRIRMVVEEDRAVPITIEYSYIPESKAPKLMRFDLEDNSLFDILIQEYHHIPKKQELTVGIVYADENEAKALNVDKLTALVKKEGITYDEKGEVLEYLQSVINKEWVAFEKEDPVIKQKMEEVLHGL; translated from the coding sequence ATGAAATTGATGAATAAAGATGAGTTTATTGCGTATGAATTAAAATTTTACTTTATGAAAAATAAACTGAAAGAAGGAGAAAAACTCCCATCTGAACGGGATCTGGCTGAACAGTTTGGGGTACAGAGAGCTACCGTCAGATCTGCATATAAATTATTAGAGGATGAAGGGATCATAGAATGCAGGGAACGGAGCGGCAACTACATAGCCCACAGAAGAATGATATCCAATCTTGACCGAATTCGATCATTCAGTGAAAAGCTGGAAAAGATGGGGGCACAAACAAGAAGCAGACTGTTGGCGTTTGAGCGTGTGGAAGTAGATAAGGAACTGAATAAAAGTATTAAGCTTCCGTTAGGAACTCCGTTATTCAAAATTACCCGTATCCGTATGGTCGTAGAAGAAGACAGGGCTGTTCCGATCACCATAGAATATTCATATATACCGGAAAGCAAGGCTCCTAAGCTGATGCGGTTTGATCTGGAAGATAATTCGTTATTTGATATTTTGATTCAGGAATATCATCATATTCCCAAAAAACAGGAATTAACAGTCGGAATTGTATATGCTGATGAAAATGAAGCCAAAGCCTTGAATGTTGACAAGCTGACTGCTCTTGTAAAAAAAGAGGGAATCACATATGACGAGAAAGGTGAGGTTCTGGAATATCTGCAATCGGTGATCAATAAAGAATGGGTCGCATTTGAAAAAGAAGATCCTGTCATTAAGCAAAAGATGGAGGAGGTGCTCCATGGATTATAG
- the ptsP gene encoding phosphoenolpyruvate--protein phosphotransferase has product MVILQGKSVFGGVAIGKIQFFKRDEIQIKRRHVDDPEAEIRRFRTAKEKALSELQQLYDKALTDVGEANAMIFEAHQLMLEDPDYNDSVENIINTQKVNAEYAIGVTSDNYAAIFEAMDDAYMQGRAADVKDVSNRLLSQFAKKQNASFEMTEQVIIAADDLAPSETVQLDKDKVLAFITVEGSANSHTAILARTMNIPAVIGIGDTLTPKYDGRLAIVDGQEGKIYIDPDEEILVAMRKKQAVEQEQRELLETLKGKENVTRSGQKINLYANIANVSDVGAALRNDAGGIGLFRSEFLYLENETYPTEEQQFAAYRQVAEMMAGKRVIIRTLDIGADKQVGYFNLEKEDNPAMGFRAIRICLTRPELFKTQLRAIFRASAYGQIAIMFPMIISVSEVRRIKEIMDEVKTGLRADGIAFSDQIETGIMIETPAAVMISRELAKEVDFFSVGTNDLTQYTLAIDRQNRNLDSFYDSHHPAVLSMIQMAAENAHAEGKWIGICGELAADLSLTERFLQMNIDELSVAPGMILPLRKKIREL; this is encoded by the coding sequence ATGGTAATATTACAGGGTAAAAGTGTATTTGGCGGAGTTGCTATCGGGAAGATACAATTCTTTAAAAGGGACGAAATCCAGATAAAACGACGTCATGTCGATGATCCGGAGGCGGAAATACGCCGCTTCCGGACTGCAAAGGAAAAAGCACTTTCTGAATTGCAGCAGTTATATGACAAGGCACTTACTGATGTGGGAGAAGCAAATGCCATGATCTTTGAAGCACATCAGTTAATGCTTGAGGATCCGGATTATAATGATTCTGTAGAGAATATTATAAATACACAAAAGGTAAATGCTGAATATGCAATAGGTGTCACATCTGATAATTATGCAGCAATCTTTGAAGCGATGGATGATGCCTATATGCAGGGAAGGGCAGCAGATGTAAAGGATGTATCGAACAGGCTCCTTTCCCAGTTTGCAAAAAAACAGAATGCTTCATTTGAAATGACGGAGCAGGTAATCATCGCGGCAGATGATCTGGCACCAAGCGAGACTGTTCAGCTTGATAAAGATAAGGTGCTGGCATTTATTACAGTGGAAGGCTCGGCAAATTCCCATACAGCGATTCTTGCCAGAACCATGAATATTCCGGCTGTTATAGGAATCGGTGATACATTAACACCGAAATATGACGGAAGACTTGCAATCGTAGACGGTCAGGAAGGAAAGATCTATATTGATCCGGATGAAGAAATCCTTGTTGCCATGAGAAAAAAACAAGCTGTCGAACAGGAACAGCGTGAGCTTCTGGAGACATTGAAGGGCAAAGAAAATGTAACCAGATCCGGGCAGAAGATTAACCTTTATGCCAATATTGCCAATGTATCAGATGTAGGAGCGGCACTCCGAAATGATGCCGGTGGTATCGGGTTATTCAGAAGCGAATTCTTATATCTGGAAAATGAAACTTATCCAACAGAGGAACAGCAGTTTGCAGCTTATAGACAGGTAGCGGAAATGATGGCCGGAAAAAGGGTGATCATCCGTACGTTGGATATCGGAGCAGATAAACAGGTTGGATATTTTAATCTGGAAAAAGAGGATAATCCGGCAATGGGGTTCCGTGCGATCAGGATATGTCTGACCAGACCCGAATTATTTAAGACCCAGCTTAGAGCTATTTTCAGAGCATCCGCGTATGGCCAGATTGCAATCATGTTTCCGATGATCATTTCGGTATCAGAGGTTCGTCGTATTAAAGAGATAATGGACGAGGTGAAGACCGGACTTCGTGCAGATGGAATAGCATTTTCCGATCAGATTGAAACCGGTATAATGATTGAGACTCCGGCTGCGGTTATGATCAGCAGAGAGTTGGCAAAGGAAGTGGATTTCTTTAGTGTCGGAACAAATGATCTGACGCAGTACACTCTGGCAATTGATCGCCAGAACCGGAATCTGGATTCCTTCTATGATTCACACCATCCGGCGGTGTTATCTATGATCCAAATGGCAGCAGAGAATGCTCATGCAGAAGGAAAGTGGATTGGAATATGCGGTGAACTTGCAGCCGATCTAAGTCTGACAGAAAGGTTTTTACAGATGAACATTGATGAGTTATCAGTTGCACCGGGTATGATACTTCCGTTAAGGAAAAAAATAAGAGAGTTATAA
- a CDS encoding HPr family phosphocarrier protein yields the protein MVEFTYVITDEQGLHARPASQFVMAAAKCKSTVSVTFGSRTVNAKGVMAVMSLGAKKGQEILIKVEGENEAEDAANLKAFVQENL from the coding sequence ATGGTTGAATTCACATATGTAATTACAGATGAGCAGGGACTTCATGCCAGACCGGCTTCACAGTTTGTTATGGCTGCTGCAAAATGTAAGAGCACAGTATCCGTAACATTTGGATCCAGAACCGTAAACGCAAAAGGAGTTATGGCAGTTATGAGTCTGGGAGCAAAAAAAGGTCAGGAGATCCTGATAAAAGTAGAAGGTGAAAACGAGGCAGAAGATGCAGCAAACCTGAAAGCGTTCGTTCAGGAAAATCTGTAA
- a CDS encoding SIS domain-containing protein: MALKKFDAEKYLKDGAKTYSLRGEVEALIDRITAKEYDSVCMIGIGGTWAEWYPVVEVAKKYTDLPIYLENAGEFLVKNKKHITDKTLVFTSSASGNTMEILKAVKYCKDQGINVYGFTKDETTPLANLLTDPIYNACGDCEHSYLLYYFVMLRILKNRGEFPHYDRWADQMENLFKDLLAVREKFEPRAIEIAKTYAHEPYTMFTGSGVLWGETYLFTMCILEEMQWVRTKTVSSADFFHGPLELVDDRVPVFVIKGEDEYRPLDERVERFVKEHTKKAVIIDTKDYILDGIDDEFRVICSPMIITAILTERLAIHYEQNTGHSLEFRRYYRQFEY, from the coding sequence ATGGCATTAAAAAAATTTGACGCAGAGAAATATTTAAAGGACGGAGCAAAGACATACTCATTAAGAGGAGAGGTTGAGGCATTGATTGACCGGATCACGGCAAAGGAATATGACAGCGTATGTATGATTGGTATCGGTGGAACATGGGCAGAATGGTATCCGGTTGTAGAAGTAGCCAAGAAATATACAGATCTTCCAATCTATCTTGAAAATGCAGGTGAATTTCTGGTAAAAAATAAAAAACATATTACAGATAAGACTCTTGTATTTACCTCTTCTGCATCAGGCAATACTATGGAGATCTTGAAGGCAGTAAAATATTGTAAGGATCAGGGAATCAATGTATATGGATTTACAAAGGATGAGACAACTCCTTTAGCAAATCTGCTGACAGACCCGATTTATAATGCATGTGGTGACTGTGAGCATTCTTACTTATTATACTATTTTGTAATGCTCCGTATCTTAAAGAACAGAGGAGAATTTCCACATTATGACAGATGGGCAGATCAGATGGAAAATCTGTTTAAGGATCTCCTTGCGGTAAGAGAAAAATTTGAGCCAAGAGCGATCGAGATCGCAAAGACATATGCACATGAACCATATACAATGTTTACAGGCTCCGGTGTCCTTTGGGGTGAGACCTATCTCTTTACAATGTGTATCTTAGAGGAGATGCAGTGGGTTCGTACAAAGACTGTTTCATCTGCTGATTTCTTCCATGGACCATTGGAGTTAGTTGATGACAGAGTTCCGGTATTTGTAATAAAAGGTGAGGACGAATATCGACCATTAGATGAAAGAGTAGAACGATTTGTAAAAGAACATACAAAGAAAGCTGTTATTATTGATACCAAGGATTACATTCTGGATGGTATCGATGATGAGTTCCGTGTAATCTGCTCTCCGATGATCATTACCGCGATATTAACAGAACGACTTGCTATTCATTATGAGCAGAATACAGGACATAGTCTGGAATTCAGACGTTACTATCGTCAGTTTGAATATTAA
- a CDS encoding secondary thiamine-phosphate synthase enzyme YjbQ — protein MVTHGSIEVLTKEYNCLVKITDDIRQVVEKSKIRNGVVYVITAHTTTGIAVNEGLECLEYDIGHLMERLVPEDGEYAHGRLLDTYGAMAGNPTGHLKAHLTGNHCVFPVIDGKLKSGSAQDIYLCEYDGPQYRTIYITIIGE, from the coding sequence ATGGTAACACATGGCAGTATAGAGGTGCTGACAAAAGAATATAACTGTCTGGTGAAAATTACAGATGATATCAGGCAGGTTGTAGAAAAAAGCAAAATCAGAAATGGTGTTGTATATGTTATAACAGCACATACGACAACAGGAATTGCAGTTAATGAAGGATTGGAGTGCCTGGAATATGATATTGGGCATCTGATGGAAAGACTTGTTCCTGAGGATGGAGAATATGCCCATGGAAGGCTGTTAGATACCTACGGTGCGATGGCAGGCAATCCGACCGGACATTTAAAAGCCCATCTGACCGGAAATCATTGTGTATTCCCGGTTATAGATGGAAAGCTGAAAAGTGGAAGTGCACAGGACATATATCTGTGTGAATATGATGGACCGCAATATAGAACAATTTATATAACTATTATAGGGGAATAA
- a CDS encoding amidohydrolase family protein has translation MVIDMHVHPAFLEPVCKTEYQNEFAKKMYGLYKTDQIPVDALLTLMDCSGVDKAVLLPLDLTTEYGGILGTNDQIKELTATYPDRFIGFASVDPHRPDATEILETAFAEYHLAGLKLHPSKQKFYPGDEYMEPIYQICEKYNKPIVFHCGMSVEPDTLSKYARPVEFEKTAYRHPKLRICLAHCGWPWVQETCMLMLKYRNVYADTAFLYFDTAPEFYHKVFEVDMGPHWIDRSFRHQIMFGSDDPRLEMRRMKKAIEAMDIRESTKDLIFGQNAIEFLGLEV, from the coding sequence ATAGTAATTGATATGCATGTACATCCTGCATTTTTAGAGCCGGTATGCAAAACGGAATATCAGAATGAATTTGCAAAAAAGATGTATGGCTTATACAAGACGGATCAGATCCCGGTTGATGCACTGTTAACCTTGATGGATTGTTCCGGAGTGGATAAAGCGGTTTTGCTTCCACTGGATCTGACTACGGAATATGGAGGCATACTAGGAACAAATGACCAGATAAAGGAATTGACAGCAACATATCCGGATCGTTTTATCGGATTTGCCAGTGTAGATCCTCACAGGCCGGATGCGACAGAGATACTTGAAACAGCATTTGCAGAGTATCATCTGGCAGGTCTGAAGCTGCATCCGTCAAAGCAGAAGTTCTATCCGGGAGACGAATACATGGAGCCGATATATCAGATATGCGAGAAGTATAATAAACCGATCGTGTTTCATTGCGGAATGTCGGTAGAGCCGGATACCTTATCTAAATATGCGAGGCCGGTTGAGTTTGAAAAAACAGCATACAGACATCCAAAGCTTCGAATCTGTCTTGCACATTGCGGATGGCCATGGGTGCAGGAAACTTGTATGCTGATGCTCAAATACAGAAATGTTTATGCGGATACAGCATTCCTGTATTTTGATACAGCCCCGGAGTTTTATCACAAGGTATTCGAAGTGGATATGGGACCGCACTGGATCGATCGAAGCTTCAGACATCAGATCATGTTTGGCTCTGATGATCCGCGGTTAGAGATGCGGAGAATGAAAAAGGCTATAGAAGCTATGGATATAAGAGAATCTACCAAGGATCTGATATTTGGACAGAACGCGATTGAGTTTCTGGGATTGGAGGTATGA
- a CDS encoding PTS system mannose/fructose/sorbose family transporter subunit IID — protein MSSKIHADYDKVVTKKDLTKVFLREITYEHTWNYERMGNVGFCFSMYPVLKKLYPDKKDLAAAMKRHLTLYQTSHYLATFQMGITAAMEEENAQDADFDTDSIGAVKTALMGPIAGIGDSLFWGTIKVIATGIGCSLALQGNILGPILFLLIFNIPAYLCRWFGVFLGYKMGRESMAKIVESGLMKVVMEVASIMGIMVVGGMTMDMTSINFVTQIGSGEEASTIQDLLNGIVPGLPVLLLFGVTYWLLKKKVNPLLIMLIMLVLGIAGAFFGFLG, from the coding sequence ATGAGTTCTAAGATACATGCAGACTACGATAAGGTAGTTACGAAAAAAGATCTCACAAAGGTGTTTTTAAGAGAGATCACATATGAACATACATGGAATTATGAACGAATGGGAAATGTAGGATTTTGTTTTTCCATGTATCCGGTTTTAAAGAAACTGTATCCGGATAAGAAGGATCTGGCAGCTGCTATGAAGCGTCATCTGACGTTATATCAGACCAGCCATTATCTTGCAACATTTCAGATGGGTATCACAGCCGCAATGGAAGAGGAAAATGCACAGGATGCAGATTTTGATACAGATTCGATTGGCGCAGTAAAAACAGCATTAATGGGACCTATAGCAGGAATCGGCGATTCTCTGTTCTGGGGCACGATCAAGGTAATCGCAACAGGAATCGGATGTTCACTTGCCTTGCAGGGGAACATTCTCGGACCTATTCTCTTCCTTTTGATCTTTAACATTCCGGCATATCTCTGCAGATGGTTTGGAGTATTCCTTGGATATAAAATGGGTCGTGAATCCATGGCAAAGATTGTTGAATCCGGTTTGATGAAGGTAGTTATGGAAGTAGCCTCTATCATGGGTATCATGGTAGTTGGCGGCATGACGATGGATATGACGTCGATTAATTTTGTAACGCAGATTGGAAGCGGCGAAGAAGCAAGTACAATTCAGGATCTGTTAAATGGCATTGTCCCGGGCCTTCCGGTGCTGTTGCTATTTGGAGTTACTTACTGGTTATTGAAGAAGAAGGTTAATCCGTTGCTTATTATGTTGATCATGCTTGTACTTGGAATAGCAGGAGCATTCTTTGGCTTCCTTGGTTAA
- a CDS encoding PTS sugar transporter subunit IIC: MILKTILIFLIGLLGYSEWLLGTSCLQRPIVLGPLVGLVMGNLPAGIIMGATMELALVGAVSIGAYNPPDLIAGTVLGVSLAIQSGAGAETALVLGIPIATVMLAANTGICQPLMLVMIHKCDRDAEKGNIRAFNRDYLIAGYLQNLFGIVCIPLAFYFGSDAVTALLGKIPEFVQSGMDITAALLPALGFAMLAQQMMNRKVAPFFFLGFFLVSYLGISTTGVAIFAVLIVIIGVTFGIFGDKQQGEVPVVENADNGGDFDEF, translated from the coding sequence ATGATATTAAAAACAATACTTATTTTTCTGATCGGCCTGCTTGGTTATTCAGAATGGCTGCTTGGTACAAGCTGCCTGCAGCGACCGATCGTTCTTGGACCGTTAGTAGGTCTGGTAATGGGAAACCTTCCGGCCGGTATTATTATGGGTGCAACTATGGAACTTGCACTTGTAGGAGCCGTATCGATCGGTGCATATAATCCGCCGGATCTGATCGCAGGCACTGTGCTCGGTGTTTCACTTGCGATTCAGTCAGGAGCCGGAGCGGAAACAGCTTTAGTACTTGGTATTCCGATCGCAACCGTAATGCTTGCGGCAAATACCGGTATCTGCCAGCCGTTGATGCTTGTTATGATCCACAAATGTGACCGTGATGCTGAAAAAGGTAATATACGGGCATTTAACAGAGATTATCTGATCGCAGGATATCTTCAGAATCTTTTTGGTATTGTCTGCATCCCACTTGCATTTTATTTTGGCAGTGATGCAGTAACAGCACTTCTTGGTAAAATACCTGAATTTGTTCAGTCCGGTATGGATATAACAGCAGCACTGCTTCCTGCACTTGGTTTTGCAATGCTTGCACAGCAGATGATGAATCGCAAGGTTGCACCATTTTTCTTCCTTGGCTTTTTCCTGGTATCATACCTTGGAATATCCACAACAGGAGTTGCGATTTTTGCCGTACTTATTGTGATAATCGGAGTAACATTCGGCATATTCGGAGACAAGCAACAGGGGGAAGTACCGGTAGTTGAAAACGCAGATAACGGAGGTGATTTTGATGAGTTCTAA
- a CDS encoding PTS sugar transporter subunit IIB: MIKSIRVDYRLLHGQVAVSWTASLGADCLLLVSDTVKNDPLRLNALKMAKPSGTKVVVKNTAEAVEALKSGVTDKYKLFIICETVEIAKAIIEATGEKTLNIGNIAYHENAKLYGRSAYMDAAELALVKEMVDDGVDVFIQMIPADKVIKCKSLF; the protein is encoded by the coding sequence ATGATTAAATCAATTCGTGTTGATTATCGTCTCTTACATGGACAGGTAGCAGTGTCATGGACAGCATCATTAGGGGCAGATTGCCTGCTGCTGGTAAGTGACACGGTTAAAAATGATCCGCTGAGATTAAACGCACTAAAGATGGCGAAACCATCCGGAACAAAGGTTGTAGTAAAAAATACAGCGGAAGCTGTAGAGGCATTGAAAAGCGGGGTAACTGATAAATATAAATTATTTATCATCTGTGAAACGGTAGAAATAGCCAAAGCAATCATTGAAGCTACAGGAGAAAAGACATTAAATATCGGCAACATTGCATACCATGAAAATGCAAAATTATATGGTAGAAGCGCATATATGGATGCAGCCGAGCTGGCTCTGGTAAAAGAGATGGTTGATGATGGCGTTGATGTATTTATTCAGATGATCCCGGCTGATAAAGTAATTAAATGCAAATCGCTGTTTTAA
- a CDS encoding SIS domain-containing protein → MEKDMEYYIQVSGRIMKDNLDKRKSLTQKICDWYLDQDKEDICLIASGSSLNAAYAARPFLLKYSKFDISVLSTVEYLDVYREREKNRFTILISQSGCSTNIIEIMKELDKEHQPFVLLTGNENGSASRYTDRLVEYGVGNETIDYVTLGYSTLVEFLMLMILEIGFQKKEISDQEYETAVSQIRKACEMQELCLIQAKELVQKRYQDLLCMEKAILVGDGANLATVREGALKFQETLKVSTVYYESEEFIHGPDMQLTPDYSVFFIDCGKTSDRLYDIYKATSLITEHCYMITDQVHDKRNGQIRIPCRLPAEITPLYTAALFQYIAAHVTKEKNNFTCHPLFSRMEQAVSPKTEDYDRIMKEKLERSRREENG, encoded by the coding sequence ATGGAGAAGGATATGGAATATTATATTCAGGTTTCCGGTCGTATCATGAAAGATAATCTTGATAAAAGAAAGTCTCTTACCCAAAAGATATGCGACTGGTATCTGGATCAGGACAAAGAAGATATATGTCTGATCGCATCCGGATCGTCCCTGAATGCAGCATATGCAGCTCGACCATTTCTTTTAAAATACAGTAAATTTGATATCAGTGTATTAAGTACAGTGGAATATCTGGATGTTTACCGGGAGAGAGAAAAGAACCGGTTTACGATTTTAATATCCCAGAGTGGATGCAGTACAAACATAATTGAAATTATGAAGGAGCTGGATAAAGAGCATCAACCATTTGTTTTGTTAACAGGGAATGAGAATGGCAGTGCAAGCAGATACACGGATCGTCTTGTGGAGTATGGAGTTGGGAATGAAACGATTGATTATGTAACTCTTGGATATTCTACTTTGGTCGAGTTTCTGATGCTTATGATACTGGAGATAGGTTTTCAAAAAAAAGAAATCAGTGATCAGGAATATGAAACTGCAGTAAGCCAGATCCGGAAAGCTTGTGAAATGCAGGAGCTTTGCCTGATACAGGCGAAAGAATTGGTACAAAAACGATATCAGGATCTTTTGTGTATGGAAAAAGCAATACTGGTCGGCGATGGAGCCAATCTGGCAACGGTCAGAGAGGGAGCGTTGAAATTTCAGGAAACTCTGAAAGTCTCGACGGTATATTATGAGAGCGAAGAATTTATACATGGACCGGATATGCAGCTAACTCCGGATTATTCGGTTTTCTTTATAGACTGTGGTAAAACCTCTGATCGACTGTATGATATTTATAAAGCAACATCGTTGATCACGGAACATTGCTATATGATTACGGATCAGGTTCACGATAAACGAAATGGACAGATTCGGATACCATGCCGGCTTCCGGCAGAGATCACACCGTTATATACAGCTGCATTGTTTCAATATATAGCGGCTCATGTAACAAAAGAAAAAAATAATTTTACTTGTCATCCGCTGTTTTCCCGGATGGAACAGGCTGTTTCGCCAAAAACAGAAGACTATGACAGGATTATGAAAGAAAAGCTTGAAAGGAGCAGAAGGGAGGAGAACGGATGA